The DNA region GAAAAACATTTTAGTTGCTTTCAAACTATTCTGTTGCCATGTCAGTCTGCGTGGTGTGTAGCTATGGTACCGAATGGTGATATTATTGTCGGAGGCAGGTAATTATTAAGTGTAAAAAGTTGTATAATCGAGTTTGAAATCTACTGGGATTCTTAAATCTTCCTGAACTAATCTAACGTTTTTTTTTCAGTCTACTCTGATAAGTTCCCTCCATCTAAATTATAAAATGTAGACTTTAAACGTTTTACAATTGATTTAAACCCACACCCCCTCTTTGATGACAAAGAAAACCGTTTAAAAAGAGGTATATTGCACGAATCCCATCTAATTATAGCCAACTACGAAACGTCTAAGTCAACGGTGATTATGTACATGTAAAACAAGTTCCACTCATCTTCGCTGCTGTTAATTTGATGTTGGTTCCATTTAGTCGTAAAGCGAATACTTTATCTATGGTTTTTAATTGGGGATGAATAATTACCTGTAATCCTTTGGAAGTACATTTGTTGGAGGGTGAATTGTATAGAGATAATTTATGTTCAACTAGGCTAGATTGAAATTCACAGGTCCTGCTCTTAAAAGATACTTAAAAATTGTTACAGATTTTATGGaattataaatcattatatATCTATTTTGTGCTGGAATTGCACATATAGTGATGACGTTTCGACGTGTGTGTGTGGACTGTAGCAATATGACCACTGAATATTTTATGTAAAGTCCTATATCGTTCATAATCGACTGACTGATTCAAAGTCAAAATCCTTTGCTAATTTTCAATTTAGAATGAATGCATTGGTTGTAATGCTTAAGCCATTTGGTTTTCAGTTTGTCGGTCTGAGGTCCAAACTCCATTTTACTTACTTCTGTTCGGGCAATTGAGTAGTGCTTGTTGCTCTCACACAACTAATATATAATTCAAAGTTGACTGCAGAAATTTGTACTCGGTTCatgagtaaatcaatcagtCGACTCTTCAACTAGTTTAAGTTTTAGTTCATGATATCTTCCTGAAAGACAATAACGATAAAAATATGCAGTCATTGCGTTTAACCagtggattcattttattttcatcaaattACTAATTGGAATCAATGTTAAATAATAGGTGATGTAGTTAACAATCTTTCAGATTATTGTAAATGTTCTCAATTTTGATTGTTATTAGGAATGATTTAATACAAACAGAAGAGAAAGCCTATCAGATAAATTCTATCTGATTGGCTTCCTTTATCTGGATAGACTATCTAACTTTATTGAGTTGATCAAGTGTACTAAAGGCAATTTATATGCTCTATTTCTTTCATAGTGATTCGATGATTCGGATATTTTCATGTGATTCAACACGACAAGCATCTTCAGATATCTTGAAACTTTATGAGACAGAATTAGCCAATTTTAAGATTACAGTTCCTAGTTCTTCTGGAGCTGGAGATTTAGTTTTGAACAATTTACCGGGAGTTGAGGCTTTAACGAGACCAGGTATTTCATGGTAATTCATTTGTACTTACTAATATTCCCTTGTATGTGTTCCTATCGTGTCATTACACAACTAAGGAATTGTTGATTTATTCACTATCGAACCAAATGCTCATGTAAATTAATAGCGTCCTGTTAACCAACTCTGTGTTTTATACACAGTGATAGAAATGAATATAAGTTGAACGTTTATACAATCCTGTATCTTTTAGATAAAGCAGGTGACTTATTCGTCGGATACTCGTCTTTCAGTCTCACTTTTTTGTATGAGTGAGAGTGATACTAACTAACTATCCAGATTTAAGTAGAAAGAGTTTGAAACTGAGATCTGTCAGTTGGTGTATATCAAGTGTTTTATTCACGAAGCAATACTGCCTCATATCACTTGAAATAGAaatgaaatattgtttattgTCGTTACTCACACTACAAACGTTTATTTTAATCAGGTACACCATACTAAGGAGGTGTATTTTATggtgatggagaagatttatagctcaggtggatggttTTAGTGGAGTTTATAGCCAAGTCTTAAATTATCATTCAAGTTCAGTGGATCAATAAGACTAGTACTGttgtttatgtatatttatgaaaCCAGTTGTTGTTAGATTTATTTTAATGGACTGTAGAATTTCAACTGATTTCTGGGATCTTTTGTTAAAGGTAATAATTTTCTAGCACAAATTTgataaatatgaaattaaattacGTTATTAAGGCTATAATTTTTCTTTGACTATTCCATAGTAAAAATCGGTTTTCTCAAGCTATAATTACTCacttagcagtagaatccaagatTTGTGCTTCATCCGAGTTGGTATCTATCTGATGATTGTAAGTTCACCCTAGTGTTTATCTTCACACAAAGACTCGAACCCATTATCTATCTCCTTAAAGTCCAGAGTGTTGCCAGTCAGGTTACGGAGTCATGATTTACATCCACTTCTTCGACGGATATGACTAACGAAAGTGAGAAAACACGTTCTAGGTTCTGTTACTAACTTCTGTCTAAAATATAATTAGGTAATCATAAGGTATCTGTTCTAGGATCTCATATGCCACTCGGGATTGGTTAAATTCAGCCTTGAATGtgaacaataaaaaaatccACATCCTTAAAAAGAGTAGTAGGTATGATCACTGTTCTGCGAATACTTATTTTCCATTATTATGGATTTTGATTATATAGGGAAATCGGAAGGACAGATCATGGTCATTAACGATAATGGCCGCTCTGTTTGTTATCAATGGTCTTCACATGGTACTCGGTGGATTGAAGTTGGTGATGTTGTGGGAAGTCAACCTTCTAATCGTCAAGTTCATGAAGGCAAAGTAAGCTATTATTGTCTCTCGCGCTTCATTAATTTTGTCGTTTTTGTTAACTGTTATGTGAAATTTGCATGTCGAATCTTATTACTTCAGTTACTGATAAAGATTCAGTTCTGTTATTGTTGACTAGTAAAAATAAGTCTTTCTTTCCTCATGAATCCCTGTCAAATAAACACGATGGTACGTCGTTACATTATTTGTTCAATTACTAATTTTTACTTCGTTATAGAGCAAACTTCAATCGTAATTTGTGTTAAGATCATTTAAGTACTACTTTGTTTGATATTGAACCCGTAACAAAGCAAAATAATTGATGGTTATAGCAATAATGTGATATGTTTCAAAGTTCATTTGATAAAAAATGTTTATATGCGTTCATGCTCTTGTATTGTAAAAAGTAAGCATATCTAATAATCTTTTGATGATTCCagtattttgttgtttttatttttgtctaTTCCCTAAAATCAAACTTTTGTTAGAATAAAGACAATTTATTAGGACGCTTTGATCAATGCGATGAATTAAATCTCGGTAGCTGTATTGAAAAGATTTGAAATAGTTAATTCCCTTCATTTGCCAGAACTATTCTGTTGATTAGCTTAATAAAttttgaatacatttattttgtttttatttagctAATTTGACCACTATGTGTTATATAAATTCtcaatatatttttcaaaaatctTGCTTGATTATTTTTAAGATTGAAGTAGACTAGATTTAATGAATTATAAGTGT from Schistosoma haematobium chromosome ZW, whole genome shotgun sequence includes:
- the LUB1 gene encoding Ubiquitin homeostasis protein lub1 (EggNog:ENOG410V571~COG:I), producing MSAVNITGHIDDLIVISGSADQTIRIWCLRGLNQDISSPDIILLNSLNEHKDCVRALARIDDSRFLSASNDASIRAWDATTGKCIGEFYGHTNFVYGLACSPDFPKFVSCGEDRSIRVWLLPSASEWAPEKHFSCFQTILLPCQSAWCVAMVPNGDIIVGGSDSMIRIFSCDSTRQASSDILKLYETELANFKITVPSSSGAGDLVLNNLPGVEALTRPGKSEGQIMVINDNGRSVCYQWSSHGTRWIEVGDVVGSQPSNRQVHEGKVSYYCLSRFINFVVFVNCYVKFACRILLLQLLIKIQFCYC